GTGACCGCGTTCGGGCTCACGGAACCCCTGACCTGCGGGGACAGACGGACAGGGCGCGGCCGGTCACTGACCGCCCCGACGACGCAGCCTCGGTCGCTGGTGACCAGGACAGCCCGGCAGCGGTCACCGCCCCGCAGGTCACCCCGTCGCCGGTCGCTGACCGGGACACCCGGACAGCCGGTGACCGGCGGTCTGACCCGGGCACCGAGGAACTGCTAAAGATCGCCCGGTCGGCGGTCAGGGCGGAGGACAAGCTGACCCGCAAGGTTGTCGCCCAGGCGATCCGAGGTCAGCAGATCCCGCTGTCCAGCGACACCCTGACCGCGCTGATGGCCCAGCTCCGCGAGCAGTACCGCCAGCCGGTCACCTCCTCCCGGACCTGACCGAACCTCCACAGAGCGGGTGACCGAGCCGGTCACCCCAGCCGGTCGCCCGCTCCCTACGCCCGCCCGACGCCCCGCCACAGCAGAAGTGGAGAACACCTGATGCGTACCCACCCGGCCACGCCCGCCGAAGTCGACTCCTGGCTGACCGTCCTGCACCAGCACGGCCACCTCCACCGGGCGCAGTCCGGCCCCGACACCACCTGGATCGTGCAACGCGAGCAGCACGACCGGCCCTGGACCCTTCACCACCCGGTCCTGGCCATGGACTGGATCGAGGAACTCGTCCGCGCAATCCAGCAGCAGGACCCGGAGACGAGCCGATGACCACCGACGACCCGGTGGTCACCACCGCCGGACAGCAGCGTGACCCCACCACGGCTCGTGGCGGAGCAAGTTGTCGCGTACGACGGTCCTACGGCCCGTCGTACGCACTTGCCCCCGCCCAGGAGGGCGGGGGAAGTCCGGCTGGTCCCCGAGCGAGGGCTCTCGGGGGCCAGCCGGGCAACCGGCACCAGGGGGCGCCGGTCACTGGGGGAGAAGACGACCGCGACGACCACCATGCGCCGCCGAGCCCGAACACACCCGCCTTCCCTAATCGCACACCGCGCCGCCGCAGCCGCAACCCGAGCCAGCGCACCCGCAAGACGACCACCCGCCTCTCCGACGACGAGAAAGCCGAGATCACCGATGCCGCCACGCAGCGCGGCATCACCGTCGCCCGCTTCCTCGCCACCGCCAGCCTCGCCGCCGCCCGCGGTTCGACCATCCTGCACACCGACGAACGACTCGACACCGCCATCGACGAACTCGCCGCCCTGCGCACCGCGCTGGCCCGCATCGGCAACAACATCAACCAGATTGCCTACATCCACAACGCCGGCGGACAGCCCCGCCCCGGCGAACTCGACCACGCGCTCACCGTCCTGACCCGGCTCATGGCCCGTGTCGACGACGCAGCCGACGACCTGGTGAGGAGGCGAAGCTGATGGTTCCCAAGATCCGGCGCGGCTCGCGAACCCACGGCCTGCTCGTCTACCTGTACGGCCCCGGCAGGCGTGACGAGCACGTCGACCCCCACCTCGTCGGTAGCTGGGACGGCTTCGCTTCCGACCCCGGCCGCGACACCAGCCCCGACCCCGACCCGAAGGTCACCCTCGCCCGGCTGGCTGCCGCGCTGGACCTGCGCGTTAAGCAGGCCGGCACCAAGGCCCCGGCCGAGCACGTCTGGCACTGCTCAGTCCGCACCGACCCCGGCGACCGGACCCTCACCGACGCCGAATGGAACACGGTTGCCCGCCGCCTGGTCCACGCCGTCAACCTCGCCCCCGAAGGCGACTCGGACGGCTGCCGCTGGGTCGCCGTACGCCACGCCGACGACCACATCCACATCCTGGCCACCATGGTCCGAGGCGACCTGCGCCGCCCCCGGATGAACTACGACTTCAAAAAGGCCCAGGCCGAATGCCGACGCATCGAGAAGGAGATGGACTTGCGCCGGC
The nucleotide sequence above comes from Streptomyces sp. NBC_01116. Encoded proteins:
- the mobC gene encoding plasmid mobilization relaxosome protein MobC — encoded protein: MTTDDPVVTTAGQQRDPTTARGGASCRVRRSYGPSYALAPAQEGGGSPAGPRARALGGQPGNRHQGAPVTGGEDDRDDHHAPPSPNTPAFPNRTPRRRSRNPSQRTRKTTTRLSDDEKAEITDAATQRGITVARFLATASLAAARGSTILHTDERLDTAIDELAALRTALARIGNNINQIAYIHNAGGQPRPGELDHALTVLTRLMARVDDAADDLVRRRS